Proteins from a genomic interval of Musa acuminata AAA Group cultivar baxijiao chromosome BXJ1-9, Cavendish_Baxijiao_AAA, whole genome shotgun sequence:
- the LOC103997864 gene encoding protein SMAX1-like, with product MRTEVATMQQMLTPEAAAVLVRSIEEADRRRHGQTTPLHVAANLLAAPSGLLRRACTVSHPLLASSSHPLHCRALDLCFSVALDRLPASATGSDAEQPPLSNALVAAVKRAQAHQRRGCLDQQQPPLLAIRVELGHLVVSILDDPSVSRVMREAGFSSPAVKTAIEQSLSSNSATVANSPSHPVTRNVYLSPLLRQQERGGQDASKREDVMKVLEIMTRPKKRNPVLVGDSDAASVMEEVLLTIEKEQLGIDTPASLRSAQVVSLEKEFMFLERSLIPVKINELYGFLEPKIRDCSISGGVGGLILDLGDLKWLVENPGGHGASPVQQQQQTGRAVVTEMGRLLARLREDDGAGSRVWVVGTATCATYLRCQVYHPTMEVDWDLQALPIAPRSPPLAGLFPRPGSNSGSLSNSATVVAQPKLSPASGAAAIGLSRALENTKCWQPIALCHLCMQGYQLELAKTVSEESESHSSEPREDTKGTLPRWLQNAVPSRKPASDHLQRNEQELLQKQKVEELLGKWRGRCTRLHLTRSPRPQQFLEPRLLAVSGTISPTQGSSDHSLKLNSVEHQTSPPVKTDLVLGLSQPLDTPSQKPRSECIEDSSRQRNTITGVSDVVALQRLRSGLTDAVSWQPEAASAIATAVTRRVSGNRGLRSAGAKAGSWLLFTGPDKVGKWKMASALSELVFNTAPIRIHLGDDGESDVSFRGKTSLDRVAEAIQQNPFSLIVLEDVDHANTLARRAIKRAIETGRLVDSRRQEVGLGSIIFILISDWWPDDLRNSENCHGAKSRWQLELSFGEKSRKHRADWTSKNDQPMKQRKQSYLSLDLNLAVSRDEDDDDAEEGSWNSSDLTMEHDRKFGQLAVDPPTSSYASELIDLLSEAIVFKPVDLSTIRKTVSDSISSRFMRTMGNQQPLEIDEDALDRIAGGVWQSGATNVFDEWFDRVLVPSINQMRSNSDVSDRTIIRLTSVKGGCAGNSLPSSVSIAIDGA from the exons aTGAGGACGGAGGTGGCAACGATGCAGCAGATGCTGACGCCGGAGGCGGCAGCGGTTTTGGTGCGGTCTATTGAGGAAGCGGACCGGCGTCGTCACGGCCAGACGACGCCGCTCCACGTGGCCGCCAACCTCCTGGCGGCGCCCTCGGGGCTCCTCCGCCGCGCTTGCACTGTTTCCCACCCGCTCCTCGCTTCCTCATCCCACCCCCTCCACTGCCGCGCCCTCGACCTCTGCTTCTCCGTCGCGCTCGATCGCCTCCCGGCCAGTGCAACCGGCTCCGACGCCGAGCAGCCGCCGCTCTCCAATGCGCTCGTCGCCGCCGTGAAGCGCGCCCAGGCGCACCAGCGCCGCGGCTGCCTCGACCAGCAGCAGCCCCCGCTGCTCGCCATCAGGGTCGAGCTCGGCCACCTCGTCGTCTCGATTCTTGATGATCCCTCCGTCAGCCGCGTGATGCGCGAGGCCGGCTTCTCAAGCCCCGCCGTGAAAACCGCCATCGAGCAGTCACTCTCCTCCAATTCTGCCACAGTCGCCAATTCGCCGAGCCATCCGGTCACGAGGAACGTGTACCTTAGTCCTCTGTTGCGGCAGCAGGAgagaggcgggcaggacgcgagcaaGAGGGAGGATGTCATGAAGGTGCTGGAGATAATGACGAGGCCGAAGAAGAGGAATCCGGTGCTTGTCGGAGACTCCGACGCGGCGTCGGTTATGGAGGAGGTGCTGCTGACGATCGAAAAGGAGCAGCTTGGGATCGACACTCCGGCATCACTACGTTCGGCACAGGTGGTGTCCTTGGAGAAGGAATTCATGTTTCTGGAGCGAAGCCTGATACCCGTGAAGATCAACGAATTATATGGCTTTCTGGAACCCAAGATTCGTGATTGCTCCATCAGTGGCGGCGTGGGAGGTCTAATTCTTGATCTGGGGGACTTGAAGTGGCTCGTGGAGAACCCAGGCGGACATGGAGCGAGCCCAGTTCAGCAACAGCAGCAGACAGGCCGTGCGGTGGTCACGGAGATGGGGCGACTGTTGGCCAGGCTGCGAGAAGACGACGGAGCCGGAAGCAGAGTTTGGGTGGTCGGAACGGCGACATGCGCCACGTACCTGAGATGCCAGGTCTACCACCCGACGATGGAGGTAGACTGGGACCTCCAAGCTCTGCCCATCGCGCCGAGGTCGCCCCCGCTCGCTGGCCTGTTCCCCAG GCCCGGGAGCAATAGTGGAAGCCTAAGCAACTCGGCCACAGTCGTTGCACAGCCAAAACTGTCACCGGCCTCTGGTGCCGCTGCCATCGGACTGAGTCGAGCTTTGGAGAACACCAAGTGTTGGCAGCCGATAGCTTTGTGCCATCTTTGCATGCAGGGCTATCAGCTTGAGCTGGCTAAGACCGTATCAGAAGAATCTGAGAGCCATTCTTCGGAGCCCAGAGAGGATACGAAGGGAACTCTGCCTCGGTGGTTGCAGAATGCAGTTCCCAGCAGGAAACCAGCGTCTGATCACCTTCAG AGGAATGAGCAAGAGCTTCTTCAGAAGCAAAAGGTTGAGGAATTGCTGGGGAAATGGCGTGGCAGATGCACTCGCCTGCACCTAACTCGCTCCCCTCGTCCACAGCAGTTTCTTGAACCGAGATTACTAGCAGTCTCAGGAACCATTTCGCCGACTCAAGGTAGCAGTGATCACAGTCTGAAGCTGAACTCGGTGGAGCACCAAACCAGCCCACCAGTGAAGACCGACCTTGTTCTGGGGCTTTCGCAGCCTCTCGATACCCCATCGCAGAAGCCCCGTAGCGAGTGCATCGAAGACTCATCGAGACAACGCAATACAATCACAGGTGTCTCAGATGTTGTTGCTCTGCAGAGGCTCCGTAGTGGCCTAACCGACGCCGTCAGCTGGCAGCCGGAGGCTGCCTCTGCCATTGCCACTGCAGTGACGCGACGGGTGTCCGGGAACCGAGGACTACGCAGCGCTGGGGCGAAGGCTGGCTCATGGCTGCTCTTCACAGGACCCGATAAGGTTGGAAAGTGGAAGATGGCCTCTGCCTTATCGGAGCTTGTTTTCAACACTGCACCGATCAGAATCCACCTCGGTGACGACGGGGAATCGGATGTGAGCTTTCGTGGTAAGACTTCGCTTGACCGTGTTGCTGAGGCCATCCAGCAGAACCCTTTCTCCTTAATCGTGCTCGAAGACGTCGATCATGCCAACACTCTGGCTAGGAGGGCTATCAAGCGTGCTATTGAAACCGGCCGGCTTGTGGATTCTCGCCGACAGGAGGTCGGTCTCGGGAGCATCATCTTCATCCTCATTTCAGATTGGTGGCCTGACGATCTCAGGAACTCAGAGAACTGCCATGGTGCTAAATCCAGGTGGCAATTGGAGCTCTCCTTCGGGGAAAAGAGCAGGAAGCATCGTGCAGATTGGACGTCGAAGAATGATCAGCCGATGAAACAGAGAAAGCAGTCCTACCTTTCTCTCGACTTGAATCTGGCTGTCAGCAGAGATGAAGACGATGATGATGCCGAAGAAGGTTCATGGAATTCCAGTGACCTCACAATGGAGCACGACCGCAAGTTTGGGCAGCTCGCCGTCGACCCCCCGACATCATCATACGCTTCTGAGCTAATAGATCTATTGAGCGAAGCAATTGTGTTTAAGCCCGTAGATCTTAGCACGATAAGGAAGACAGTGTCGGATTCCATTTCATCGAGATTTATGAGAACCATGGGCAACCAGCAACCCTTGGAGATAGACGAAGATGCACTGGATCGAATAGCTGGCGGAGTTTGGCAGAGCGGAGCCACCAATGTATTCGACGAATGGTTCGACAGGGTGTTGGTTCCCAGCATCAATCAGATGAGGAGCAATTCGGATGTCAGCGACAGAACTATCATAAGGTTAACGTCGGTGAAGGGCGGCTGCGCTGGGAATTCGCTGCCGAGCTCCGTTAGCATCGCCATAGATGGAGCTTGA
- the LOC103998122 gene encoding glutamate receptor 2.1-like gives MEKPTGVIVFLFMFILFAAAQRNGSNIMENPFHVGVILDLTTLVGKMGQTSISMAIDDFYSINSNYTTRLVLHTKDSGNDVVQAASAALDLIEKIEVQVIIGPQKSSQAALVSYVGNKSHVPIISFTATSPSLSSALTPYFVRAAFDDAVQVDSISSIIRAYGWREVVPVYEDSDYGRGIIPYLIDSLEQVDCRVPYRSVISLVATDDQIIEELYKLMTMQTRVFIVHMSVPMGSRLFRKVNEAGLMSQGYAWIMTDGLTSLVESLDPSIIASMQGTIGVRLYVPKSRKLDHFARRWRRRFQQENPDDQLAEPGIFALWAYDTVWTVAMAAENVKGINSSFLKLANTGNSTGSDRLGVSIAGPLLLKLISESRFRGISGEFLFADGQLQSSTFQIINVVGKGGREIGFWTPQHGIIKQLKKNRTREYSALMTDMNPVIWPGESTVVPKGWEMPLSGKKLRIGVPLFDETDEFVKVERNPITNVITVSGFCIDVFEAALQTLPYALPHEYIPFENEKGLCAGTYNDLVDQVYFQKYDSVVGDVTIRENRSRYVDFTLPYTESGIAMLVPVKDSINKNAWIFLKPLTFDLWLGSLAAFFYTGFVVWVLEHRINMEFRGPVSQQLGTIFYFSFSTLVFAHREKLENLLSRIVVIIWVFVVLILTSSYTASLTSMLTVQQLQPTVTDLHELQNNGEYVGYPVNSFVKGLLMQLNFDEKRMRGYSYSNEYVEALKKGSHSGGVAAIVHEIPYIKQFLSKYCKGYTMVGPIYKTAGFGFVFPKGSPVVPDISRGILNVTEGDSMIQIEKKWFGGRDSCLKQGDIVGSGSLGFNSFWGLFLLSGAVSTCALVIFLASFVCKNWHEMRDIDRDKSISQRLISWVRYYNKKDYSANTFRKDNGEDSEQDNDGTRRNSGEIPVTLDDDPSNGRRSISNLSDVSCPPGESSSAELASPCSEAGPISIIVTNRRH, from the exons ATGGAGAAACCTACTGGTGTCATTGTCTTCCTGTTCATGTTCATTCTCTTTGCAGCAGCACAGAGAAATGGCAGCAACATTATGGAAAATCCCTTTCATGTTGGAGTAATCCTTGACCTGACCACCTTGGTCGGAAAAATGGGGCAAACTAGCATATCGATGGCGATCGATGACTTCTACTCCATCAACAGCAACTACACCACGAGACTGGTTCTCCACACCAAAGATTCGGGTAACGATGTGGTGCAGGCGGCTTCTGCAG CTTTGGATCTTATAGAGAAGATAGAGGTGCAGGTCATTATAGGCCCTCAAAAATCCTCACAAGCAGCACTGGTCTCTTATGTCGGCAACAAATCTCATGTCCCTATTATCTCCTTCACGGCAACAAGTCCTTCCCTCTCATCCGCCCTAACACCGTATTTTGTACGGGCAGCATTTGATGATGCTGTTCAGGTGGATAGTATATCCTCCATTATCAGGGCTTATGGATGGAGGGAGGTTGTACCTGTCTATGAGGACTCCGACTATGGTCGGGGCATCATACCATACCTCATCGATTCCCTTGAACAGGTTGACTGCCGTGTCCCCTACCGCAGTGTGATTTCCTTAGTGGCAACTGATGACCAAATAATTGAAGAACTCTACAAACTGATGACCATGCAAACCAGGGTCTTCATCGTGCACATGTCAGTTCCCATGGGTTCTCGCCTCTTCAGGAAGGTCAATGAGGCCGGTTTGATGAGCCAAGGATATGCATGGATCATGACCGATGGACTAACAAGTCTTGTTGAGTCACTTGACCCATCTATCATTGCATCAATGCAAGGTACAATTGGTGTAAGACTATATGTTCCCAAGTCTAGAAAGCTCGATCATTTTGccaggagatggaggaggaggttTCAGCAGGAGAACCCTGATGATCAGCTTGCTGAACCTGGGATCTTCGCCTTGTGGGCTTATGATACAGTATGGACTGTGGCGATGGCAGCAGAAAATGTTAAGGGCATAAATTCTAGCTTTCTGAAGCTAGCAAATACCGGTAACTCAACAGGATCAGACAGGTTGGGGGTGTCTATTGCTGGTCCTCTACTGCTAAAATTGATATCTGAAAGCAGATTCAGAGGTATAAGTGGGGAATTTCTTTTTGCAGATGGGCAGTTGCAGTCCTCCACATTTCAGATTATCAATGTGGTTGGTAAAGGAGGGAGAGAAATTGGGTTCTGGACACCCCAGCATGGAATTATAAAACAActtaaaaagaacagaactagaGAGTATTCAGCCTTGATGACTGATATGAATCCAGTGATCTGGCCAGGAGAATCAACTGTTGTTCCAAAGGGTTGGGAGATGCCATTAAGTGGGAAGAAGTTAAGGATTGGTGTTCCTTTGTTCGATGAAACTGATGAATTTGTGAAGGTGGAAAGGAATCCCATCACCAATGTGATCACTGTAAGTGGGTTCTGCATTGATGTCTTCGAAGCTGCATTGCAGACATTGCCTTATGCTCTTCCACATGAGTACATCCCTTTCGAGAATGAAAAAGGACTGTGTGCAGGGACATACAATGACCTTGTGGATCAGGTCTATTTCCAG AAATATGACTCTGTGGTAGGGGATGTAACAATTAGAGAAAACCGATCTCGCTATGTGGACTTTACATTACCTTACACTGAATCAGGCATTGCAATGCTAGTACCAGTCAAGGACAGCATCAACAAGAATGCATGGATATTTTTGAAGCCACTGACCTTTGATTTGTGGTTGGGGAGCTTGGCTGCTTTCTTCTACACTGGATTTGTTGTGTGGGTGCTCGAACATCGCATCAACATGGAGTTTAGGGGTCCAGTTAGCCAGCAGCTTGGGACAATCTTCTACTTCTCTTTCTCGACGCTAGTTTTTGCCCACA GGGAGAAGTTGGAGAATCTTCTGTCTAGAATTGTGGTGATTATATGGGTGTTTGTGGTGCTAATTCTTACATCCAGTTATACCGCTAGTTTAACCTCAATGCTTACAGTGCAACAGCTTCAGCCAACTGTCACTGACCTACATGAGCTTCAAAATAATGGGGAGTATGTAGGATATCCCGTCAATTCCTTTGTGAAAGGCCTATTGATGCAACTCAACTTCGATGAGAAAAGAATGAGGGGCTATTCTTACTCAAATGAGTATGTTGAGGCCCTGAAGAAAGGAAGCCACAGTGGTGGTGTTGCGGCCATTGTCCATGAAATCCCATATATCAAGCAATTCCTTTCAAAGTACTGTAAAGGTTACACGATGGTTGGACCAATTTACAAGACTGCAGGATTTGGATTT GTATTCCCCAAAGGCTCTCCTGTGGTCCCTGACATATCAAGGGGAATCCTAAATGTAACTGAGGGTGACAGCATGATACAGATCGAGAAGAAGTGGTTCGGGGGTCGCGATTCTTGTCTAAAACAGGGTGACATTGTTGGCTCCGGTAGCCTCGGCTTTAACAGCTTCTGGGGGTTATTTCTTCTAAGTGGAGCCGTTTCGACTTGTGCCCTGGTGATATTTCTAGCATCCTTTGTCTGCAAGAATTGGCATGAAATGAGAGACATCGATCGTGATAAGTCCATTTCACAAAGGCTCATATCTTGGGTAAGATACTACAACAAGAAAGATTATAGTGCCAACACTTTCAGGAAGGATAACGGTGAAGACTCAGAACAAGATAACGACGGAACCCGCAGAAACTCAGGTGAAATTCCAGTGACACTAGACGATGATCCTTCAAACGGTCGAAGAAGCATATCCAACCTTTCTGATGTTTCCTGCCCTCCAGGAGAAAGCTCTTCTGCAGAGCTTGCAAGTCCATGTTCGGAAGCTGGACCGATCTCTATTATTGTAACCAACCGAAGGCATTAA
- the LOC103997865 gene encoding protein ecdysoneless homolog, with protein sequence MAKPSSSSSSASASAASLFPHRAHRIPEDTVFYAVYPDLPAALPPSESLSVLRSLHLHLVSLLSPLCRDYIWQHEPFAISIPSSLDGPCPLCRSPPLPHLHGKLRFGDALDDEWLVAALLFAASSAVPSITARAWDSDGDFLLIEAAFALPRWLEPDTAANRVFIRGGQLHIVPKRVFPDTPSLEDALASVRSEEVDTRASDKVQAAILRKISGYPDKAMANMQRVRVRVPLPVAQVLKEEPFLISLAVEGFYDRDVDTMKHAARMERFLRGSDGDIEMVRVSVRMSRAMYAQLVQQKFQAPTGYLMPSREEGPAAFMEAELGMKIACGFEMMYQERRQAGEEGKGSTWEAFKQSLESSGCVTGLLPGSKEYQRIMDSALEYYKNSSLYSRTREVLNAPVRRIDEILSMSYSVRGFKGIELPPNDDDSWMYDGEEELNTAIMERQKEMEDYEAERKQRKQQKSTGKASSSLPDDFNLKDITETMQAFVQKLSSFEGAEVPENRNSKSVELDADQFMKAMESVLGEVSCEGVGSDEDLEGHTSSSDMEFDDSEYEGDLAEELEDDNSEEGFMQLYSDTLNEELNATILKKSFIRAHQQSNNVTEEPSNATTSNAANDMNEELTPVDVDVNLVKSLLDSFSSQQGLPGPTSNLLGLMGVKVPPDTKKP encoded by the exons ATGGCGAAGccctcctcgtcctcgtcctccgcctccgcctccgctgcATCTCTCTTCCCTCATCGAGCACACCGGATCCCCGAAGACACCGTCTTCTACGCCGTCTACCCCGACCTCCCCGCCGCCCTACCCCCCTCCGAGTCCCTCTCCGTCCTCCGctccctccacctccacctcgtaTCCCTCCTCTCCCCCCTTTGCCGCGACTACATCTGGCAGCACGAGCCCTTCGCCATCTCCATCCCCTCCTCCCTCGACGGCCCTTGCCCTCTCTGCCGCTCGCCCCCCCTCCCCCACCTCCACGGAAAACTCCGCTTCGGCGACGCCCTCGACGACGAGTGGCTCGTCGCTGCCCTCCTCTTCGCCGCTTCCTCCGCCGTGCCCTCCATCACCGCCCGCGCCTGGGACTCCGATGGCGATTTCCTGCTCATCGAGGCCGCCTTCGCCCTACCTCGCTGGCTCGAACCCGACACTGCTGCCAACCGAGTGTTTATCCGGGGCGGCCAGCTGCACATCGTTCCCAAACGGGTCTTCCCGGATACCCCCTCCCTCGAAGACGCCCTCGCATCGGTTCGGAGCGAGGAGGTCGATACCAGAGCCTCCGACAAGGTCCAAGCTGCGATCTTAAGGAAGATTTCCGGGTATCCTGACAAGGCCATGGCCAATATGCAGAGAGTCAGGGTCAGAGTTCCACTGCCAGTGGCGCAGGTCCTGAAGGAGGAGCCTTTCTTGATCTCTCTGGCGGTAGAGGGGTTCTATGACCGAGATGTTGATACCATGAAGCACGCAGCCAGAATGGAGAGGTTTTTGAGGGGCAGCGATGGGGATATCGAGATGGTCAGGGTCTCAGTTCGGATGTCGAGGGCCATGTACGCTCAGCTGGTGCAGCAGAAGTTTCAGGCGCCAACGGGCTACCTGATGCCGTCTAGGGAGGAGGGGCCTGCTGCTTTTATGGAGGCGGAATTGGGCATGAAGATAGCTTGTGGGTTCGAAATGATGTATCAGGAGAGGAGGCAAGCTGGGGAGGAAGGGAAGGGTAGCACTTGGGAAGCTTTCAAGCAGAGTTTGGAAAGTAGTGGGTGCGTCACTGGGCTTCTTCCTGGATCTAAGGAGTACCAGAGGATTATGGATAGTGCATTAGAGTACTATAAGAACAGTTCTCTGTATTCCCGAACAAG GGAGGTTCTGAATGCTCCTGTTCGACGGATAGATGAAATACTCTCCATGTCCTATTCTGTCCGTGGCTTCAAGGGCATTGAGCTTCCTCCTAATGATGATGATTCCTGGATGTATGATGGGGAAGAGGAGTTGAACACTGCTATTATGGAGAGacagaaagaaatggaagactACGAAGCTGAAAGGAAGCAGAGGAAGCAGCAGAAGAGCACTGGAAAGGCTTCTAGCTCACTACCTGATGATTTCAATCTTAAAGATATAACAGAAACTATGCAAGCATTTGTCCAAAAGCTCTCGAGTTTTGAAGGGGCAGAGGTTCCTGAGAACAG GAATTCAAAGTCAGTGGAACTTGATGCTGATCAATTCATGAAAGCTATGGAATCAGTGTTAGGGGAGGTCTCATGTGAAGGAGTTGGATCAGATGAGGATCTTGAAGGACATACCTCATCATCGGATATGGAATTTG ATGATTCTGAATATGAAGGTGATCTTGCAGAAGAACTGGAAGACGACAACTCAGAGGAAGGTTTCATGCAGTTGTATTCTGATACTTTAAACGAAGAACTTAATGCAACTATTCTGAAGAAAAGCTTCATTCGTGCACACCAGCAGTCCAACAATGTCACTGAG GAACCATCAAATGCTACAACATCCAATGCTGCAAATGATATGAACGAGGAGTTAACCCCTGTTGATGTGGATGTCAACCTCGTTAAAAGTCTTCTTGATTCATTTTCTTCTCAACAAGGCCTTCCAGGTCCAACTTCGAATCTGCTTGGACTCATGGGAGTAAAAGTCCCTCCTGATACAAAGAAGCCATAG